Part of the Usitatibacter palustris genome, AACGCGACGGCGACGCCGAGGGCGACGGCGAATCGCAGGCTGCCTCCGCCCCCGAGACCCACGAAGACCGCGGCAACGATGATGTCCCCTCGATGGGCGACGACATGGGCAGCGGTGTCCGCCGCGACAGCGGCGACCGCGACGACTTCACGCAGTTTGCGGCGGCCGAGCCCACGCTCCAGGACCACCTGCTCGCGCAGCTCGCTCTGCTCTCGCTGACGGAGCGCGACCGCAACATTGCCGCGCTCCTCGTGGGCCACCTCGACGAAGACGGTTATTTCCCGCGCGACCTCGCGGAGTTGCGCGAGACGATGGCCGAGGCGATCCCCGAGCTCGAGCCCGAGGAAATCGACATCGCGCGGCGCCACATCCAGTTCCTCGAGCCCACCGGGGTCGGTGCGCGCGACGTCCCGGAATGCCTCGCGCTCCAGTTGCGCACGATGCCCGTGCAAACACCGCATCGCGACGGCGCGATCGCGCTCGTCACCAACCACCTCGATGTCCTCGCCGCGCGCGACTTCAACCGGTTGAAACGCCTGCTGGGCGTGGACGAAGACGAGCTGCGCGACATCCGCGCGCTCATCCTCACGCTCGATCCCAAGCCGGGCCGCGCCTTCGGTGCGGGCGATGTGCGCTACGTCGTACCCGATGTCGTGGTGCGGAAATCCAGCGGTCGCTGGACCGCCACGCTCAACCGCGACGCGATGCCGCGCCTGCGGATCAACAAGATGTACGCCGACATCCTGCAGGCCTCGCGCGACAACGGCGCCAAGCACCTCGCGGGGCAGCTCCAGGAAGCGCGCTGGCTCATCAAGAACGTGCAGCAGCGCTTCGACACGATCCTCCGGGTCACGCAGGCCATCGTCGACAGGCAGAAGAATTATTTCGAGCACGGCGAGGTCGCCATGCGCCCGCTCGTGCTGCGCGAGATCGCCGAGGCGGTGGGTCTCCACGAATCCACGATCTCGCGCGTCACCACGCAGAAGTACATGTTCACGCCGCGCGGCATCCTCGAGCTGAAGTACTTCTTCGGCAGCCACGTTTCCACCGACACGGGAGGCTCGTGCTCCGCCACGGCCATCCGCGCGCTCATCAAGCAGCTTGTCGCCGCAGAGGATGGCAAGAAGCCCCTCTCGGACCACCGAATCTCCGACATCCTCGCGCAGCAGGGCATCCAGGTCGCACGGCGCACCGTTGCGAAGTACCGCGAGGCGTTGCAGATACAGCCGGCAAATCTCCGCAAGTCGATCTAGCAGGTCCAACCAGAAAGGAGCTTCGATGAACCTCCAGCTCACCGGACACCACGTCGAGATCACTCCCGCGATTCGCGAATACGTCGTAGCCAAGCTCGAACGCATCAACAGGCACTTCGACCACGTCATAGACGTCAACTTGATCATGACGGTCGAGAAGCTCGACCAGAAGATCGAGGCCAACGTGCACCTTTCCGGCAAGGACATCCACGTCCAATGCCACCAGCCCGACATGTACGCGGCGATCGACGGCCTGGTCGACAAGCTCGACCGCCAGATCCTCAAGCACAAGGAAAAATTCAAGGTGACGCTGCGGCAATCGCCGGGCATCAAGCGCACCGCTGAATCCTAGAGCGCAATGAACCTCGTCACGAACCTGCTGCCGCAGGAGCACGTCCTGCTCGACCTCGACGCGACCAGCAAGAAGCGTCTGTTCGAGCAGGTCGGGTTGCTCTTCGAAAACTCGCGGCAAGTGCCGCGCGCGCGGGTCTTCGACGCGTTCTTCGACCGCGAGAAGCTCGGCTCCACGGCCCTGGGCTGTGGAGTCGCGATTCCGCACGGGCGCATCAAGGCGTTGAAGGAACCGCTGTGCGCCTTCGTGCGCACCGCCACGCCGCTCGCGTTCGAAGCGCCCGACGGCCAGCCCGTGCAGCTTGTCTTCGCGATGCTCGTTCCGGAGCACGCGACCGAAGGCCACCTGCAAATCCTCTCCGAGCTCGCGCAGATGTTCAGCGATCCCGGATTCCGCACCGCGCTGCTCGACGCGAAGGACGCGCGCGAAGCGCACGCGACGATCACCGGCTGGTCGCCGTATGCCCCGGCTCAGCGTACAGCGGCTCTTTGACGAGCGCCGCGCGCGCCTGGGCCTCGCGTGGCTCGCGGGCGCCGCGGGTGCGACGCGCGAGATCACCGGCGAGATGCTCGCGCAGCCGGGCGTGGGGCTCATCAGTCACCTGAACCTCATCCACCCGCTGATCGTGCAGGTGCTGGGCAAGAGCGAAGCGGCGTACCTCGAGGGCCTCGACCCGACGACGCGCGAGCAGACGGCCGCGCGCATCTGCGGCGGCGACACGGTGGTCGTCATCGCTTGCGACGGCATCGCCGTACCGATCGAGCTCGAGCAGGCCGCCTCGCGCACCGCCACGCCGCTCCTCGGTTCGGCCGAACCCAGCCAGCAGGTGATCAACGTCCTGCGCCCGTATCTCCAGCAAGAGCTCGGCGCCGTCACGCAGGTGCACGGCGTCTTCCTCGACGTGCTCGAGATCGGCGTGCTGATCACGGGCGAATCGTCGGTGGGAAAAAGCGAGCTCGCGCTCGAGCTCATCTCGCGCGGCCACGGCCTCGTGGCCGATGACGTCGTCGAGCTGCAGCAGATCGGCCCGGAGACGGTGCAGGGGCGCTGCCCCGCGATGCTGCGCGACTTCCTCGAGGTCCGCGGGCTAGGCGTGCTCAACATCCGTTCCATCTTCGGCGAGACCGCGGTTCGTCCGCGCAAGGCGCTGCGCCTCGTGGTGCACCTGGAGATGCCCGTGAACGGCTCCTCCGAACGCGAACGCCTCACCACGCGCTCGGGCACGCAATCGATCCTCGGCGTCGATGTGCCCACCGTGACGCTCGCGGTGGCACCGGGACGCAACCTCGCCGTGCTCGTGGAAGCCGCGGTGAGAAACCACATCCTGCTCACGCGGGGCATCGACTCGACGCGCGACTTCATCGCGCGCCAGGCGAGCACCATGCGCGACGAGGGCGCGCCGGGTCGCAAGGACGACGCCGACTGATGCATCTCGTCCTGCTCTCCGGCGTATCGGGCTCCGGCAAGAGCGTGGCGCTCAAGGCCCTCGAGGACGCAGGCTTCTTCTGCGTGGACAACCTCCCCGCGGCGCTGATTCCGCAGCTCGTCGCCACGCGCACTGAACCGCGCGTAGCCATCAGCGCGGATGCGAGAAGCCCCGAGACGCTCGCGGAATTGCCGCGCGTGGTCGCCGGCGTGAAGGACGCGGGCCACCAGGTCCAGGTGATCGTGCTCGATGCAACCGATGAGAGCCTGGTGCGCCGCTTCTCCGAGACGCGCCGCCCGCATCCGCTGGCGAAGGACGGCCGCACGCTCAAGGAAGCGATCGTCAAGGAGCGGCTGCTGCTCGAAGGCCTCACCGACATCGGCAATCGCATCGACACGAGCGCGCTCACACCCGCGCAATTGCGCGGCTGGATCCAGGACCTCGTCGTCACCGACCGCACGCGGCTCGCCCTCGCGTTCGTCTCCTTCGGCTTCAAGGGCGGCGTGCCGCTCGACGCCGACTTCGTCTTCGACGTTCGCTTCCTCGCCAATCCGCACTATGACCCGCAGCTCAGGTTGCTCACCGGCGCCGATCCGGACGTGATCGCCTTCCTCGAGCGCGAGACCGAAGCGGGCCTGCTCATCGAGGAGATCCAGCGCTTCCTGCAGCGATGGATCCCGAAGTTCGTGCTCGACCAGCGCGCCGCGCTCACGGTTGCGATCGGCTGCACGGGCGGGCGTCACCGCTCGGTGTACGTCACCAACCAGCTCGCCGAGCGCTTCGCGCAGGACTACGACGTGATCGTGCGCCACCGCGACATCTCGAAGGCCTGACGGTGCTGGTGCTGAACCTCCTATCGGCAGGACGCCGCCCGGAGGCGGTGCCGATCTTCCCGCTCTCCACGATCCTCTTCCCGGGCGCGATCCTGCCGCTGCGCATTTTCGAGACGCGCTACATGGACATGGCCAAGGCGTGCCTGCGCGACAAATCGCTCTTCGGCGTGTGCCTCATCCGCGAGGGCTCCGAAGTCGGCGCGCCCGCCGTGCCCGAGCCCGTGGGCTGCCTCGCGAGGATCGCGGAGGCGGACATGGAAGAGCTGGGCATCCTCAAGGTGAAGGCCGAGGGGCTCGAGCGCTTTCGCATCGTGTCCTCCGAGACCACGAGGTCGGGCCTCATCGTGGGCGCGATCGAGCCGATCGCCGCCGATGACGTCGAGGCGACCACGCCGCAGCTCGACGAGTGCGCGGACTTCCTGCGCAAGGTGATCGCGGGCATCGGCGAGGGCCGCTTCGCCCCGCCGCTCAAGTTCGACGATCCGAGCTGGGTGAGCTTCCGCATCGCCGAGATCCTGCCGCTCAGGAACGACGTGAAGCAGAAGCTCCTCGAGTTGCGCGACGCGACCGTGCGCGTGGCGTTCCTGCACAAGTTCCTTCGCCAGCAGAAGCTGATCTGACTTCGCGCAGCAGCTTCTTCACCGGCGCGGGCAGCGCCGCGCCTTCCAGTTCCGAAAGCGGCAGCCAAAAAAAGGGGACAGACCCCTTTTCCAAAAAGGGGACAGTCCCCTTTATTTCCCACGGCGTGACGTCCAGCGTGAAGTGGGTGAACACGTGGGTGAAGGGAGCGAGTGCCCTCGCTCCGGCCGGCGGCTTCTGGTCGGCGGGAAATTCCGGCAGCGACCATAGCCCGCCCCAGATGCCCTTCGCGGGGCGCTTCTCGAGCAGCACTTCTCCCGCGCGCAGCGTCACCAGCATCGCGATCGCGCGGCGCGGCGATTCGCGGCGGCGCTTGCGGCCGGGCAGCTCCGCGATGCGATCCTCGCCGCGGGCCACGCAATCGAGGGCCACCGGGCAGGTCGCGCACGCGGGCTCGCGTACGACGCAAACGGTCGCACCCAGGTCCATGAGTCCCTGCGTGTAGGATTCGATCGCGCGCGCGGGCAGGCGCGCTTCGGCCGCCTCCCACAGCGACGCGACCACCGCGTTGCTCGCCGGATCTCCGCCGATGCCGGCGTGGCGGGCGATCACGCGCTTCACGTTGCCGTCGAGGATCGCGCGAAGCTCGCCGGAGGCGAACGCCGCGATCGCCGCCGCCGTCGACCGGCCGATGCCGGGGAGCGCCACCAGCGCATCGAACGTGGTCGGAAAGACGCCCGCGTGGTCCGTCATCACCGATTTCGCGGCGCGATGCAGGTTGCGGGCACGCGCGTAGTAGCCCAGCCCGCTCCACAGGGCCAGCACGTCATCCTCGGGGGCCGCGGCCAGCGCTGCCACCGAGGGAAACCGCGCGAGGAAGCGCTCGTAGTACGGGATCACCGTCGTGACCTGCGTCTGCTGCAGCATCACCTCGGAGAGCCAGATCCGGTAGGCGTCGCGGGTGCCCTGCCAGGGGAGGTCGTGGCGGCCATGGCGGCGCTGCCAGCGCACGACACGCGCGGAAAAGGATTCGGGGGAGGGCATCGGGAGCGGTGGAGCGGGTGAAGGGAATCGAACCCTCGTCGTAAGCTTGGGAAGCTTCTGCTCTGCCATTGAGCTACACCCGCAGCCGAGGTCGCCAGTTTACCGTTGGCGAACGCCGGCAGCCATCCGTCGCACGGCTGGCCCCGGGTGCCGGCGGGCAGCTACCATGCCCCGCATGTCCCGAACCGCCCTCCACCTCACCTCCAACCTCAGTGCCCAGGAGCTCGCGGCCCTGTGCAAGGCCGTCGACTTCCACCCGATCGTGGGGATCCCCGGCTTCCAGGACGCCAAGCGCGGGCCGTTGCGCGACCTCTACCTCACGCTCATCTGGAACACGTTCCTGGGGATCGTCTTCACGGGATTCGCGTGGCTCATGAACCTGCGGCCGCCGCCCATGCAGACGCTGTGGATCAACATCGTCGTGGCCAACTTCGCGGGCTTCAGCATCCACGCGCTCTTCATGCTGGGCTCGATGACCGGGATGGACGTCAAGCTGTACCTCTGGAACCGCACCGCGTTCGGGATTTACACGGCGACCATCGTGAGCATCGGCGTGGCCACCGGGTTCACCCTCGCCGGTTCGGTGCTCGAGCTCGATTTCGCCCGCTTCATGCGCAGCGAGCGCTGGCTCACGATCGTGACGCTCTCGAGCGTGATCATCTCGATCATCATGCTGTCGATCTTCTTCTGGCGCGCGCGCACCGCGGACGCCGAAGCCGCGCTCGAGCGCGAGCGCCAGCGCAACGAACGCGCCGAGCGCGAAACCGCGATCGCGAACCTGCGCACGCTGCAGGCCCAGATCGAGCCGCACTTCCTTTTCAATACGCTCGCCAACGTGACGAGCCTGATCGATCCGGATCCGGCGAAGGCGAAGCGCATGCTCGAAACCTTCATCCGATTCCTGCGCGCGACGCTCGGCGCCTCGCGCAGCGAGTCCACGACGCTCGGCGCGGAAAAGGAACTGATCGCCTCCTTCCTCGACGTGCTCGAGGTGCGCATGGGCCCGCGGCTTCGCTATTCGATCGACGTCGAGCCTTCGCTGGAAATGCACGTGCTCCCGCCGATGCTCCTGCAGCCGCTCGTGGAAAACGCGATTCGCCACGGCCTCGAGCCCAAGGTCGAGGGCGGCGAGGTGCGCTTCACCGCGCGCCGCGAAGGCGAGGATGTCGTGATCGAGATCGCCGACACGGGCGTGGGATTCGCGCCCGCGACGAGCGGCGGCTTCGGGCTCACCAACGTGCGCGACCGGTTGCGCCTGCTCTTCGGCGCGCGCGGCTCGCTCGCCATCGCCGAGAATGCGCCCTCCGGCACGCTCGTCACCGTGAGGCTCCCCGCATGACGCGCGCGCTGATCGCCGACGACGAGCCGAACCTCGCCGAACACCTGCGCGGCCGCCTCGCCCAGCTTTGGCCGGAGCTGGAAATCCTGCCGCTCGCCGCCAACGGGCTCGAGGCGCTGCGCGCGCTCGACGAGGACGAACCCGAGGTCGCCTTCCTCGACATCCGGATGCCCGGGCTTTCCGGGCTGGAAGTCGCCGGGCGAAGCGGGCACGCGACGCACGTGGTGTTCGTGACCGCCTACGACCAGTACGCGGTGGAAGCTTTCGATCGCGAGGCCGCCGATTACGTGCTCAAGCCCGTGACCGACGAGCGTCTCGAGAAATGCATCGAGCGGCTGAAGAAGAAACTCGCCGCCGCCGAGCGCCCGCCCGCACTCGACGACGTGCTCGCGCGCATCGCGCGCGCGATCCCCGGCGCGGCCGGCGGAAAGCTTCGCTGGATCCGGGCCTCGAAGGGCGAGGTCGTCCGGCAGATCGCCGTGGACGACGTGCTCTACTTCCAGGCCTCGGACAAGTACACGTGCGTGATGACGCGCGAGGGCGAATCGCTCATCCGCCTGCCGCTCGCCGAGCTCGCCGACCAGCTCGACCCCGAGGCCTTCGCCCAGATCCATCGCGGGACGATCGTGAACCTGCGCGAGGTCGCCTCGACGCGCCGCGATCTCGGAGGCCGCACGTTCGTGATGCTTCGCGACGGCAAGACCGAGCTCCCGGTCAGTCGCGCCTACGCCCCGCTCTTCAAGCAGATGTGAGGTCTTGAAGCGCATCAAGTAGCCACCCTCCGGTCGGTGCTAGACTTTTTGTGCACATGACCCAAGCCCCCATCCGCGTCACCGTCAACGGCACCGCGCGCGAATTCCCCACCGCTCCCACCTTCGTCGAGATGCTCCAGGCCCTCGCGATCGAGGGCCGGCGCCTGGCGATCGAACGCAACGGCGAGATCGTGCCCCGCAGCCGCTTGGGCGAAGCGCGGCTGGCCGACGGCGACCGCATCGAAGTCGTCGTCGCAGTCGGGGGCGGCTAGGAGCTCGAATGTCGAACGACAAACTCATCGTCGCCGGGAAGCCCTACGACTCGCGCCTGCTCGTGGGCACCGGCAAGTACCAGGACTTCGACGAGACGCGCCGCGCCATCGAGGCGAGCGGCGCGCAGATCGTGACCGTCGCGATCCGGCGGACCAACATCGGGCAGAAGGCGGGAGAGCCGAACCTGCTCGACGTCCTGCCGCCGTCGAAATTCACGATCCTGCCCAACACCGCGGGTTGCTACAGCGCTGATGACGCGGTGCGCACTCTCCGCCTCGCGCGTGAGCTCCTCGACGGCCATTCGCTCGTGAAGCTCGAGGTGCTGTCGGACCCGCAGACGTTGTTTCCGAACATGCCCGAGACGTTGGTGGCGGCGAAGCAGCTCGTCTCGGAAGGCTTCCAGGTGATGGTCTATTGCAGCGACGATCCGGTGCTCGCCAAGCAGCTCGAGGACCTCGGCTGTGTGGCGGTGATGCCGCTTGCTTCGCTCATCGGTTCGGGCATGGGCATCCTCAATCCCTGGAACCTGCAGATCATCATCGATCGCCTGCAGGTGCCCGTGCTGGTCGATGCGGGAATCGGCACCGCGTCGGACGCGGCGATCGCGATGGAGCTCGGCTGCGATGGCGTGCTGATGAACACCGCGATCGCGCAGGCGAAGGACCCGGTGCGCATGGCGCGTGCGATGAAGCTCGCGGTGGAGGCGGGGCGCGAAGCCTATCTCGCGGGCCGCATGGCGAAGAAGCCCTACGTGGCTTCGCCGAGCTCGCCTACCGAGGGACTCATCCAGAAATCGGCCTGAGGCCCACAGACAAACGCCGCAGGACGCGGCGTTTGCTTTGCTACGGAGCGCTCAGAACCGCCACATTACGCCGACGGAGAAGGTATCCGTATCGGCGTCAGCAGCCAGCGTGTGGCCCACGAGCGAATAGCGCTCCAATTCGGCACGGATGCCGAATGCCTTGTTGAACTCGTATTGCGCGCCCAGGCCGTAGCGCATGCGCGTGCCGCGCGTCGCATCCGTCTGCAGCAGGGTCGTGGAGTAGGGGGCGAACGACGAGTGCGCATCGCCGCGATACGCGCCGAAGCGGCCGTACAGGGACATGCGTCCCCACACCGGCAGCGTGGCGACGGCATCGACGCCAAAGCCCGTGCTGCGGAAGTTCGAGGAGAGCACCGCGGGATTGGCGAACGGGTTGGTGCTGTTCCGGCCGAAGTCCACGTACTCGCTCGAGATCTCGAAATACTTGTTGGCCCTGTATCCGAGCTTCAGGCGCTGGCCCGGATCCGCATTGAGCGTGGGCGACAGGCCCAGCAGCGCAGGCGCGGTGAAGGCATAGAAATTGTTGCCGGGCCCGAGCATCGACTGCGGGGGACGCAGATGCCCGTAATAATCACCCCACGCAGCGGACGATGCCGACGCGATGGCGACTACGAAGAGGGCTCTGCGAAGTGGCATGGGGCGTGACCGAGGGGTTCGAACTCAATGTAGGCCGGTGCCCTGCGACTGTCAATTCGCCCCGTATGATCGCCTCCGTGACCCATCCTCCGATCCGCAGCTACGTTCTTCGCCAGGGGCGCTTCTCGCCGGCCCAGCAGCGCGCCTACAGCGAACTGCTGCCCCGCTACGGCGTCCCCTACGCCGCCGGGCCCATTGATTTCAAGGCTCTTTTTGGCAGGTCCGCACCGGTCGTGGCGGAAATCGGCTTCGGCATGGGCGAAACCACCGCCCGGATCGCCGAGGAGCGTCCCGAGGTCGATTTCCTGGGGATCGAGGTCCATTCGCCCGGCGTCGGCAGCCTGCTGCGGATGGTCGGTGAGCGGGCGCTTACCAATGTCCGCATCATCCAGCACGACGCCATGGAAGTAGTTCGGGATATGGTCCCCGCCGCGTCCCTGTCCGGGCTGCACATTTTCTTCCCCGACCCCTGGCCCAAGAAGCGCCACCACAAGCGCCGCCTCATCCGTCCGGAGTCCGCAGCGCTGTTCGCCTCACGGCTGGCACCGGGGGGCTACCTGCACTTCGCCACGGACTGGGAGGAGTACGCCGAGCAGGCGCTGGAGGTCCTTTCGGGCACTCCCGGCCTGAGCAACACCGCGAAGGATTACGCACCCCGGCCCGAGTCGCGGCCGGAAACCAAGTTCGAGCGCCGCGGGATCCGCCTGGGTCACGCCGTTCGCGACCTCTACTTCCACAAGGACTGAACATGGACGCAAGGCGCAGGAATCTCTCGAAGGTGATTGCCGCGGCAATGCTGCTTCCCGGTGGACTGAGCGCGTGGATGTCGCGCGCGCTCGCCGCGGGCACCGTGGGCGGCATGCAGGGCGTGGCCCGCCTCGAAGGGACGGCGACCGTGAACGGCACGGCAGCGCAGGTGGGAACGCCCGTGAAGGCCGGCGACAAGGTGGTTACCGGGAAGGGCAGCCAGGCGGTGGTCGTGATCGGCGACGACGCGTTCCTGATGCGCTCGGACACCGTGATCGAGTTCAAGGGGCGCGGCAGCGTGCTCTCCGAGCTCGCGATCGCGAGCGGGAAGGTGCTCAACGTGTTCTCGAAGAAGCCCATGGCGATCAAGGCCGCGACGGCTTCGATCGGCATTCGCGGCACCGGCGCGTACATCGAGGTCGAGCCGAAGAAGGTGTACTTCTGCCTCTGCTACGGCACCGCCGACATCGACGGGCCGAACATGACGACGAAGACCGTGGTCACGACCCACCACGAAAGCCCGCTCTATCTGCTCGACGACGGACGCGCGCTCAGCGCGGAGCCGGGACCCTTCCTCAACCACAAGGACGACGAGCTGATCCTGCTCGAGTCGCTGTGCGGCCGCGAGCCGCCGTTCGTGAAGAGCGGCCAGTACCCCTCGAAGAAATACTAGGGCGCGCGCTTCAGGGCGATGGTCCGCGCCTGCGCAGGCTCGGCCGGCAGGAACATCTCCAGCAGCTCGTTCAGGAAGCGCTGACCGCGCGACGTCGGGCGAATCGTCGTGGGATCCTTCTCGAGCAGGCCGCGCTCTTCCGCGGCGCGCAGCTCGCGACCCACCGTCGTGATCGGCAATCCCGTGCGCTCGGTGTAGATCGTGGCCGGAACGCCGCCTGTGAGGCGCAGGGCGTTGAGCATGAACTCGAACGGCAGGCGCTCGACCGAGACGTCCGCTCCCTCCTGCAGGGCGTCACCGGCCAGCGCCGCATCCATGTATGCGGCGGGCTGGCGCTGGCGCGCTTCGCGCCGCACGCGATCGGCGAAGGTGATCTTGCCGTGCGCGCCCGCGCCGATGCCGACGTAGTCGCCGAAGGTCCAGTAGTTCACGTTGTGCCGCGCGCGCCGGCCCGGCTTGGCGAAGGCAGATGTTTCGTAGTGTTCGTAGCCTCCGGCGGCGAGTACGGCTTCGATCGCTTCCTGCATGTCCGCGGCGAGATCGTCATCGGGCAGCTTCGGCGGATGGCTGTGGAAGTACGTGTTGGGCTCGAGCGTGAGGTGGTAGGCCGAGATGTGCGGCGCGTCGAAGGCAATGGCCTCCTTCACGTCGGCAAGGGCTTCCTCGATCGATTGCCCGGGGAGCGCGTACATGAGGTCGATGTTCACGTTGCCGAATACCTCGAGGCCCGTGGCGATCGCCCGCCGCGCTTCATCCGAGCCGTGGACGCGCCCAAGCGCGGCGAGCTTCGCATCGTCGAAGCTCTGCACGCCGATCGAGAGGCGGCTCACGCCCGCGGCGCGATACCCGCGAAAGCGTTCGGCCTCGAAGGTGCCCGGGTTCGCTTCGAGCGTGATCTCGGCGTCCGGATCGACGGGTACACGCGTGCGCACCGCGGTGAGGATGGCGTCGATCGATTGGGGCGTGAAGAGGCTTGGCGTTCCGCCGCCGATGAAGATCGTCGAGAAGCGCCGGCCCCAGATCTGCGGGAGCGCGCTTTCAAGATCCGCGACCAACGCCTGCACGTAGCGCGCTTCGGGCACGTCGCCCCGCTTCTCGTGCGAATTGAAATCGCAGTACGGGCACTTCTTCAGGCACCAGGGAATGTGGACGTAGAGCGAGAGCGGCGGCAACTGCGCGAAGCGCGGCCGGGTGAGATCGGCAAGGACCTGCGCCGCGGGCATTTCGCCGGGCCTAGGCGTGCGCCTGCAGCGCGGTGAGCTTCGCCTCGAGCGCGACGATCGCCTTCGCGCGATGGCTCACGCGGTTCTTCTCCTCGGGGAAGAGCTCGCCCGCGGTGAGCCCGCGAAAGGGCAACAGGAAATGCGGGTCGTAGCCGAAGCCGCGCGCGCCGCGGGGGTCGAGCACGATCTCGCCGTGCCAGGTGCCGTCGGCGATGATCGGGCACGGATCGTCGGCGGTCTGCACGAGCACCAGCACGCAGTAGTAGTAGGCCGAGCGGTCCTTGAGGTCGCGAAGCGCGTTCACGAGCTCCGCGTTGTTGCGCGCATCGCGCGTGGCGCGATCGCCGTCACGGCCCGCGTAGTACGCGGAGTTCACGCCCGGCGCGCCGGCCAGCGCCGGTACGCACAGGCCGGAATCGTCGGCGAGCGCGGGCAGCCCCGTGGCTTCGCATGCGTGGCGCGCCTTGGCGAGCGCGTTCTCCACGAATGTCGAATAGGGTTCCTCGGCTTCGGAGATGCTGAAGATCGATTGCTCGAGCGCTTCCATGCCGAGCGGTTCCAGCAGCGCCTTGAGTTCCTTGATCTTCGCTGCGTTGTTCGAGGCGATGACGACGCGCCGCGTCACGCAGTGCCCCCGGCGAGTGCCGAGCGCTGCGCCGCGACGAGCTGCGAGATGCCGTGCGTGGCGAGGTCGAGCAGGCGCGTCATCTCCTCGCGCGTGAACGGTTCGCCCTCGGCCGTGCCCTGGACCTCGACGAAATCACCGGAGCCCGTCATCACGACGTTCATGTCGGTTCCGCAGGCCGAATCCTCGGAGTAGTCGAGGTCGAGCAGCGGGTGGCCGCCCACCATGCCCACGGAAACGGCGGCGACGAAATCGCGCAGCGGATCGTGCGCGAGGTTGCCCTTCGCGCGCAGGAACGCGATCGCATCGGCGAGTGCGACCATCGCGCCGGTGATCGAGGCGCAGCGCGTGCCGCCGTCGGCTTGCAGCACGTCGCAGTCGATCGTGATCTGGCGCTCGCCCAGGAGGGCGAGGTCGGTCACCGCGCGCAGGCTGCGGCCGATCAATCGCTGGATCTCCTGCGTGCGGCCCGATTGCTTGCCCGCGGCCGCCTCGCGCGCGCCGCGCGTGTTGGTGGCGCGCGGCAGCATGCCGTACTCGGCGGTCACCCAGCCCTTGCCGGTTCCCTTGAGGAAGGAGGGCACGCGCTCCTCGACGCTCGCGGTGCACAGCACCTTGGTGTGGCCGAACTCGACGAGCACCGAGCCTTCGGCGTGCATCGTGTAGCGGCGCAGGATGTTCACGGGGCGAAGCCCCCGTGCATCACGATCGAACGAGCGGGGCATGGGTCTAGCGCGGAACCTTGCGGATCGCGTCCTGGATTTCGGCGATGGCTTTCTCGATGTCGGCTTCCGTCACGTCGTCGGGGGGCACGGCCACATCGAGCTGCTCGGTGTTGCTCGAGGTGCTGAACTCTTCCTCGTTCAGCATCTGCGTGGTGTCCTTCACCGTGTCGTCGTCCTGGTTTTCCCAGGTGAGGGCGACCACGGAGATGTTGTCGGAGTCACCGTCGGCGCGCCGGTACGCTTCGGTGATCAGGCCCGGGATGAGGCCCACGACA contains:
- the rph gene encoding ribonuclease PH, with the protein product MPRSFDRDARGLRPVNILRRYTMHAEGSVLVEFGHTKVLCTASVEERVPSFLKGTGKGWVTAEYGMLPRATNTRGAREAAAGKQSGRTQEIQRLIGRSLRAVTDLALLGERQITIDCDVLQADGGTRCASITGAMVALADAIAFLRAKGNLAHDPLRDFVAAVSVGMVGGHPLLDLDYSEDSACGTDMNVVMTGSGDFVEVQGTAEGEPFTREEMTRLLDLATHGISQLVAAQRSALAGGTA
- the rdgB gene encoding RdgB/HAM1 family non-canonical purine NTP pyrophosphatase; the encoded protein is MTRRVVIASNNAAKIKELKALLEPLGMEALEQSIFSISEAEEPYSTFVENALAKARHACEATGLPALADDSGLCVPALAGAPGVNSAYYAGRDGDRATRDARNNAELVNALRDLKDRSAYYYCVLVLVQTADDPCPIIADGTWHGEIVLDPRGARGFGYDPHFLLPFRGLTAGELFPEEKNRVSHRAKAIVALEAKLTALQAHA